One window of the Mytilus galloprovincialis chromosome 14, xbMytGall1.hap1.1, whole genome shotgun sequence genome contains the following:
- the LOC143059325 gene encoding uncharacterized protein LOC143059325, giving the protein MASNGPCDRKAAHAKFAIKRYINEGRDVTTAYDMKKALDKVPGQPYRVKVVDTIHDLDVTKNKDTITNITSFYNFRFENSHLRMWQAYNIGEGKLVTLKLSKNSVQLKVLNDWTEMSLTDLITKGTEQVSKQQKQTFICPMDGCIREFKNRISLDQHLLQGSCEYKLEKGPLKDQAKVLYAQKLSNNVQHCPDMQAALLQNASIPGLSVKEMGWALKMKKKKIFFSVKQKEFMTDLFNQGEKSGSKIDPYTAAEHMRSGAYMFRKDEFLTAQQISGFFSRLAQQQRKTDKNDYKSAKSEIVRTQLKTEILETIED; this is encoded by the exons ATGGCTTCA AATG GTCCTTGTGACAGGAAGGCAGCTCATGCCAAGTTTGCAATTAAAAGATACATCAATGAAGGCAGAGATGTAACAACAGCCTATGATATGAAAAag GCACTTGATAAAGTACCAGGACAACCTTACAGGGTGAAGGTTGTGGACACAATCCATGATTTAGATGTCACCAAGAATAAAGATACCATCACCAATATTACAAGTTTTTACAACTTTAGATTTGAGAATAGTCATCTGAGGATGTGGCAGGCATACAATATTGGTGAAG gAAAGCTTGTGACTTTAAAATTATCAAAGAATTCTGTGCAGTTAAAAGTACTTAATGACTGGACAGAGATGTCTTTAACCGATCTCATTACtaaag GAACAGAACAGGTTTCAAAACAGCAAAAGCAGACATTTATTTGTCCCATGGATGGCTGCATTAGGGAGTTCAAGAACCGAATCAGTCTTGATCAACACCTCCTTCAAGGCAGCTGTGAATACAAGCTGGAGAAAGGCCCATTAAAAGATCAGGCAAAAGTACTATATGCCCAAAAGCTTTCCAATAATGTACAGCATTGTCCTGATATGCAAGCTGCCTTACTACAAAATGCATCTATTCCAGGTTTGAGTGTCAAAGAAATGGGATGggcattgaaaatgaaaaagaaaaagattttcTTTAGTGTCAAACAGAAGGAATTTATGACAGATTTATTTAACCAAGGGGAAAAATCTGGCTCCAAAATAGACCCTTATACAGCTGCAGAACATATGAGATCTGGTGCATATATGTTTAGGAAAGATGAGTTCTTAACTGCCCAGCAGATAAGTGGTTTTTTTTCTAGATTGGCACAACAACAGAGAAAAACAGATAAGAATGACTATAAATCTGCTAAGTCTGAAATTGTCAGAACACAACTGAAAACAGAGATTTTAGAGACAATCGAAGACTAA